From a single Pseudobutyrivibrio xylanivorans genomic region:
- a CDS encoding glycoside hydrolase family 3 protein has protein sequence MRKRLAFVLSLLLTIATVASPACAVNVHAKGGIEQLVSDMPVEQKVAQMIMPSFRYWGTGDSKKGVTELNDQQKATLMKYNFGGIILFGQNTQEAAQTTELVNAMQKANIQGGAKSSLLISIDQEGGYITRLQTGTQMPGNMAIGATGDPENAFRAANVIGKELAVQGINVDFAPVMDVNNNPENPIIGVRSFSDNPNKVAEFGQRYIDGLHSNGVMTALKHFPGHGDTATDSHTGLPLIDKTYDELKKLELIPYTAVAKKSDFVMTAHIQYPKIETGTYISKLTGEKINLPATLSKTILTGILRNDMGFDGVIVTDALDMDAIAKHFDKMDATTLAINAGANMLLMPVDLSTEDGLKNLDDYISGVAAKINAGDISIDAVNESVTRILKMKAKYGLLVDDSLNTVSKWSRMQPSPVMAEKVVGSKANHDIEWNIALEAITSVKNDKAFPIATDKKVVILYPSESQLNSFKYALDKLNESGIKINKNNISMIYIEDYEGFNITQGITGADVVICLSAIYSAEVNNKNFITNVISEAHKNNAKAIVLSAQLPYDTALYPEADGIVACYNARGMTDIPSFDPNTKQYGPNVPAAIYVLFGGAKAKGVLPVFIQL, from the coding sequence ATGAGAAAAAGATTAGCTTTTGTGTTGTCGCTATTATTAACCATTGCTACAGTTGCTAGTCCGGCTTGCGCTGTAAATGTTCATGCAAAAGGAGGTATTGAACAATTGGTTTCCGACATGCCAGTGGAACAAAAGGTGGCACAGATGATTATGCCATCTTTTAGGTATTGGGGAACAGGAGATAGTAAAAAGGGCGTTACGGAGTTAAATGACCAGCAGAAGGCAACATTAATGAAATATAACTTCGGAGGCATTATTCTTTTCGGCCAAAACACTCAGGAAGCAGCGCAGACAACTGAACTTGTCAATGCCATGCAAAAGGCTAATATTCAGGGTGGAGCTAAGTCATCATTGCTGATTTCCATTGATCAGGAGGGAGGATATATTACACGTCTTCAGACTGGAACGCAGATGCCTGGAAATATGGCTATTGGCGCTACAGGTGATCCAGAGAATGCCTTTAGAGCAGCTAATGTAATTGGAAAAGAACTTGCAGTTCAGGGAATAAATGTTGATTTCGCACCTGTTATGGATGTAAATAATAACCCTGAAAATCCTATTATTGGAGTACGATCATTTTCGGATAATCCGAATAAGGTGGCAGAATTTGGACAGCGATATATAGATGGGCTTCATAGCAATGGAGTCATGACTGCATTAAAGCATTTTCCAGGTCATGGGGATACTGCTACTGATAGTCATACAGGATTACCATTAATTGATAAAACCTATGATGAATTGAAGAAATTGGAACTTATTCCATATACAGCAGTTGCCAAGAAATCTGATTTTGTAATGACTGCTCATATTCAGTACCCTAAGATTGAGACAGGTACATATATTTCTAAGCTAACAGGCGAAAAAATTAATTTACCAGCAACTCTATCAAAAACCATTCTCACAGGAATTTTAAGGAACGATATGGGATTTGATGGAGTAATTGTTACCGATGCTTTAGACATGGATGCCATTGCAAAGCATTTTGATAAGATGGATGCAACAACACTTGCTATCAATGCAGGTGCAAATATGCTTTTGATGCCTGTAGATTTGTCTACAGAGGATGGATTGAAGAATTTAGATGATTACATTAGTGGTGTTGCTGCCAAAATAAATGCAGGAGATATTTCTATTGATGCTGTAAATGAATCTGTTACCAGAATTCTTAAAATGAAGGCTAAGTATGGTTTATTAGTTGATGATTCTTTAAATACTGTAAGCAAATGGTCCAGAATGCAACCATCTCCTGTAATGGCGGAAAAAGTTGTAGGAAGTAAGGCAAATCATGATATTGAGTGGAATATTGCGCTTGAGGCAATAACATCAGTAAAAAATGATAAAGCATTTCCTATAGCTACTGATAAGAAGGTAGTAATCTTATATCCATCAGAAAGCCAGTTAAATTCGTTCAAATATGCATTAGATAAGCTGAATGAAAGTGGTATTAAGATTAATAAAAATAATATTTCAATGATTTATATTGAGGACTATGAAGGTTTCAATATTACTCAGGGAATAACAGGGGCAGACGTTGTTATTTGTCTTTCTGCAATCTATTCAGCCGAAGTGAATAATAAAAATTTCATAACTAATGTTATTTCCGAGGCTCATAAGAATAATGCTAAGGCGATTGTTTTAAGTGCACAATTACCTTATGATACAGCTCTTTATCCAGAGGCCGATGGAATTGTGGCTTGTTATAATGCCAGAGGAATGACAGATATTCCAAGTTTTGATCCAAATACAAAGCAATATGGACCAAATGTCCCAGCAGCTATATATGTATTGTTTGGTGGTGCAAAAGCAAAGGGTGTTTTACCTGTATTTATTCAGCTGTAA